The Amycolatopsis sp. DG1A-15b genome window below encodes:
- a CDS encoding Nif3-like dinuclear metal center hexameric protein has protein sequence MPAISEVISVLDRAYPPELAESWDAVGLVCGDPAEPVHRVLFCVDPVAETVDEAVELGAQLIVAHHPLLLRGVHGVPADTAKGALVHRMIREGIALHCAHTNADSADPGVSDALAQAIGLRVTGPLEPKADGVTGIGRLGELPEPEPFAVFVQRVADALPATVPGVLGAGDADRPIRTVAVSGGAGDSYLKQATEAGVDAFVTADLRHHPAGEHLAGRGPVPALVGLTHWASEWPWCGQASALVARAFAGNVDVHVSTRRTDPWNVRAERTSI, from the coding sequence GTGCCCGCCATTTCCGAAGTCATCTCCGTGCTGGACCGGGCTTACCCGCCCGAGCTCGCCGAGTCGTGGGACGCCGTCGGCCTCGTCTGCGGCGACCCGGCCGAACCCGTGCACCGGGTGCTGTTCTGCGTCGACCCGGTCGCCGAGACCGTCGACGAAGCCGTCGAACTCGGCGCGCAGCTGATCGTCGCGCACCACCCGCTGCTGCTGCGCGGCGTGCACGGCGTCCCCGCCGACACCGCCAAGGGCGCCCTCGTGCACCGGATGATCCGCGAAGGCATCGCCCTCCACTGCGCGCACACCAACGCCGACTCCGCCGATCCCGGCGTCTCCGACGCGCTCGCGCAGGCGATCGGGCTCCGCGTCACCGGGCCGCTGGAACCGAAGGCCGACGGCGTCACCGGCATCGGCCGCCTCGGCGAACTGCCCGAGCCGGAGCCGTTCGCGGTGTTCGTCCAGCGCGTCGCCGACGCCCTGCCCGCGACCGTGCCCGGCGTGCTGGGCGCGGGCGACGCGGACCGCCCGATCCGGACCGTCGCCGTGTCCGGTGGCGCCGGGGACTCCTACCTGAAGCAGGCCACCGAGGCCGGTGTCGACGCCTTCGTCACCGCGGACCTGCGGCATCACCCCGCCGGCGAGCACCTCGCGGGCCGCGGCCCGGTGCCCGCGCTGGTCGGGCTGACCCACTGGGCCAGCGAGTGGCCCTGGTGCGGGCAAGCCTCGGCGCTCGTGGCGCGGGCCTTTGCGGGTAACGTCGACGTTCACGTCTCCACGCGGCGGACCGACCCGTGGAACGTCCGCGCCGAGCGCACATCGATTTAG
- a CDS encoding sigma-70 family RNA polymerase sigma factor — translation MEAPGTEGRGRVGYASSATAVDTGLAAGDDLVPLLYKDFRATLFAQVMSLTNHDRQWTEDVVQETMIRAWQHSDTLEREPGMLRGWLLTVARRIVIDGWRNRRVRPQEVALEIPENAESKDRADSSLAALTITRALRELDAKYQSVIYETYLAGNTVRQAAEILGIPEGTVKSRLYTAMRQLRKALGEVTIR, via the coding sequence ATGGAAGCACCGGGAACAGAAGGTCGCGGCCGCGTCGGCTACGCGTCGTCCGCGACTGCGGTCGACACCGGCCTCGCCGCGGGAGACGACCTCGTCCCGCTGCTCTACAAAGACTTCCGCGCCACCCTGTTTGCGCAGGTCATGAGCCTGACCAACCATGACCGGCAGTGGACCGAAGACGTGGTGCAGGAGACCATGATCCGCGCCTGGCAGCACTCCGACACGCTCGAGCGCGAGCCCGGAATGCTGCGCGGATGGCTGCTCACGGTGGCCCGGCGGATCGTCATCGACGGCTGGAGGAATCGCCGCGTCCGCCCGCAGGAGGTCGCTCTGGAGATCCCGGAAAACGCCGAGTCCAAGGACCGCGCGGACAGCTCGTTAGCAGCGCTAACGATTACTCGGGCATTGCGGGAACTGGACGCCAAATATCAGTCCGTCATCTACGAGACGTATCTCGCGGGAAACACCGTTCGACAGGCGGCGGAAATTCTCGGAATTCCGGAGGGAACTGTCAAATCGCGGTTGTACACGGCGATGCGGCAATTGCGGAAGGCGCTCGGCGAAGTGACGATCCGATGA
- a CDS encoding AAA family ATPase, which translates to MDTEVNPEHPASGASVPKRPAPRLPGREPELGRLTGLFPVVLGGAAASAVLAGEFGMGKSATLRTAAALAADAGFTVATATGSRLESHLAGGLVRQLADALEEPGAPPRPPVAELCGSAGEGEALDLFFRIVRDAAERGPLFLGIDNIHLADAWSMRCLAYLRNRVLDLPVLIVLTSVIGYPPHREVALLDMVGSTPVTITLNGLGDAAAAEILGLASGELASACREATGGNPVLLQALRPRLLPGADPHELGSSLIGQVLTTRVQEFPHAPDILHAAAILGEDAGFDLLARLAGVDELDALQAIDTLVRLHVLNNSDQPTLTYSFVRNSLLKDMPQTTRAVNHSRAAKLLTEAGAPPERVAAHLLEATSIRIPWAVDVLRLSARDAVFSGRSELAARHLRRALEERLTSGRRMAVLLQLAHAEFQFDPPGAAKRVREAVDTVGNRETAAYIATAMLLSLCGGQDARLGISAAGQIAARLDAGGPDAVWPLLCMTYLAEAGSRLGPPPEFRDFEEQWAPLTDPAAQRSRSALLALDAVRSGESAQDAVGHFADALSQAGAPPRAADSATRSPRELSSEDGGELFEQHYFFTLATAVLADEPAHVDRLCRVLDVEREPWDVHVPHGALPTLARGIALQASGDLQRASVHFESLLRRFDERGGTTTCPVGVLCAAKLVECWVDLGRFEAATSLLDRMDFVASQGLFTHTYLLYARGRLRVATGYTRFGFEDLLSCGRRLAHHGMRFPGFVPWRAHAARAALALGQTDDAARLAEEDINASARWGAARPLGTALTTLGLVREDDEAERALQKAITTLRSSPARLQLATALTELGTLQSRHGQSEKAIETLRQAVELSEQCGARPLARRAAEELRSSRRALTPAKDNEHGLTRQENRIAVMAAQGLTNREIATALHLTRRTVELHLSGAYRKLGIPGRAELGGALAKSSQRVDGR; encoded by the coding sequence GTGGATACCGAAGTAAATCCCGAGCACCCCGCCAGCGGGGCTTCGGTACCGAAGCGTCCCGCCCCGCGGCTCCCCGGCCGCGAGCCCGAACTGGGCCGCCTGACCGGTCTCTTCCCGGTCGTGCTGGGCGGCGCGGCCGCCAGCGCGGTGCTGGCCGGCGAGTTCGGCATGGGCAAGAGCGCCACCCTGCGGACCGCCGCGGCGCTGGCCGCGGACGCGGGCTTCACCGTCGCGACGGCCACCGGGTCGCGGCTGGAAAGCCACCTGGCCGGCGGGCTCGTCCGCCAGCTGGCCGACGCGCTCGAGGAGCCGGGGGCGCCCCCGCGCCCGCCCGTCGCCGAGCTGTGCGGCTCGGCCGGCGAGGGCGAAGCGCTCGACCTCTTCTTCCGGATCGTCCGCGACGCGGCCGAGCGGGGTCCGCTGTTCCTCGGCATCGACAACATCCACCTGGCCGACGCCTGGTCCATGCGGTGCCTGGCCTACCTCCGCAACCGCGTGCTCGACCTGCCGGTGCTGATCGTCCTGACGTCCGTCATCGGTTACCCCCCGCACCGCGAGGTCGCGCTGCTGGACATGGTGGGGAGCACGCCGGTCACGATCACGCTGAACGGCCTCGGCGACGCGGCCGCGGCGGAGATCCTCGGCCTCGCCTCCGGGGAGCTGGCCTCCGCCTGCCGCGAGGCGACCGGCGGCAACCCGGTGCTGCTGCAGGCGCTGCGGCCGCGCCTGCTGCCCGGCGCGGACCCGCACGAGCTCGGCTCGTCGCTGATCGGGCAGGTGCTCACCACGCGGGTGCAGGAGTTCCCGCACGCGCCGGACATCCTGCACGCGGCGGCGATCCTCGGCGAGGACGCCGGCTTCGACCTGCTGGCCCGGCTGGCCGGCGTCGACGAGCTCGACGCGCTGCAGGCGATCGACACCCTGGTCCGGCTGCACGTGCTGAACAACAGCGACCAGCCGACGCTGACCTACTCGTTCGTCCGCAACTCCCTGCTGAAGGACATGCCGCAGACCACGCGGGCGGTCAACCACTCCCGGGCGGCGAAGCTGCTGACGGAGGCGGGCGCGCCCCCCGAGCGTGTGGCCGCCCACCTGCTGGAAGCGACGTCGATCCGGATCCCGTGGGCGGTGGACGTGCTGCGGCTGAGCGCGCGCGACGCCGTGTTCTCCGGGCGGTCGGAGCTGGCGGCCCGGCACCTGCGCCGGGCGCTGGAGGAGCGGCTGACCTCGGGGCGCCGGATGGCCGTGCTGCTGCAGCTCGCGCACGCGGAGTTCCAGTTCGACCCGCCCGGCGCGGCGAAGCGGGTGCGGGAAGCCGTCGACACCGTCGGCAACCGTGAGACGGCCGCGTACATCGCCACGGCGATGCTGCTGTCGCTCTGCGGCGGCCAGGATGCCCGGCTGGGGATCAGCGCGGCGGGCCAGATCGCGGCGCGGCTCGACGCGGGCGGCCCGGACGCCGTGTGGCCGCTGCTGTGCATGACCTACCTCGCCGAGGCCGGCAGCAGGCTCGGCCCGCCCCCGGAGTTCCGCGACTTCGAGGAGCAGTGGGCGCCGCTGACCGACCCGGCGGCCCAGCGGAGCCGCTCGGCGCTGCTCGCGCTGGACGCCGTCCGCAGTGGCGAGTCGGCGCAGGACGCCGTCGGGCACTTCGCGGACGCGCTGAGCCAAGCCGGGGCGCCGCCCCGGGCCGCGGACTCCGCCACGCGGAGCCCGCGTGAGCTGAGCAGCGAAGACGGCGGCGAGCTGTTCGAACAGCACTACTTCTTCACGCTGGCCACCGCGGTGCTCGCGGACGAGCCGGCGCACGTCGACCGGCTGTGCCGGGTCCTCGACGTCGAGCGCGAGCCGTGGGACGTGCACGTGCCGCACGGGGCGCTGCCCACCCTGGCCCGCGGGATCGCGCTGCAGGCCAGCGGCGACCTGCAGCGGGCGAGCGTCCACTTCGAATCCCTGCTGCGCCGCTTCGACGAGCGCGGCGGGACGACGACCTGCCCGGTCGGCGTGCTGTGCGCGGCGAAGCTCGTCGAGTGCTGGGTGGACCTCGGCCGGTTCGAGGCGGCGACGTCGCTGCTGGACCGGATGGACTTCGTCGCGAGCCAGGGTCTCTTCACGCACACGTACCTCCTGTACGCGCGGGGGCGCCTGCGCGTCGCGACCGGGTACACGCGCTTCGGGTTCGAGGACCTGCTCAGCTGCGGTCGGCGCCTGGCGCACCACGGCATGCGGTTCCCGGGGTTCGTGCCGTGGCGCGCGCACGCGGCGCGGGCGGCGCTGGCCCTCGGCCAGACCGACGACGCGGCCCGCCTGGCCGAAGAGGACATCAACGCATCGGCCCGCTGGGGCGCGGCACGGCCGCTGGGCACGGCGCTCACGACGCTGGGGCTCGTCCGCGAGGACGACGAGGCGGAGCGGGCACTGCAGAAGGCGATCACGACGCTGCGGTCGTCACCGGCCCGCCTGCAGCTGGCGACGGCGCTGACGGAGCTCGGCACGCTGCAGTCCCGGCACGGCCAGTCCGAAAAGGCCATCGAAACGCTGCGGCAGGCAGTGGAGCTGAGCGAGCAGTGCGGAGCGCGCCCGCTGGCCCGCCGGGCGGCGGAGGAGCTGCGCTCTTCGCGGCGTGCGCTGACGCCGGCGAAGGACAACGAGCACGGGTTGACCCGGCAGGAGAACCGCATCGCGGTGATGGCGGCGCAGGGACTGACCAACCGGGAGATCGCCACAGCCCTGCACTTGACGCGGCGGACGGTGGAGCTGCACTTGTCCGGCGCGTACCGGAAGCTGGGGATTCCCGGGCGCGCGGAGCTCGGTGGGGCGCTGGCGAAGTCTTCGCAGCGGGTGGATGGCCGCTGA
- a CDS encoding ferredoxin codes for MSLSAALVPGSPHDTGIAEAAALSGRLTYLCMCLTLCWGVLAATGWVRRFSGQDAIRTGHVVLAAFTLATGTLHGLTFLFLEDDPFGVADLLLPFYDGTPRHALGIAGLELVIAVSVTAGLRRSAGEGRWLRFHQAGYLAIGLLAVHAWLGAISSGHLAVVWLAGLTLLVPPVLLSVLRVLPAAVLARAGLVTPPPEEDDPEPATVRVDVDSQRCHAYGVCQSEAPQVFQLGLDGQLAYEKRPGAQLVPNVQAAARACPMRAIHLLGATR; via the coding sequence ATGTCCCTTTCCGCCGCGCTGGTCCCGGGGTCGCCGCACGACACCGGGATCGCCGAGGCCGCCGCGCTGTCCGGCCGCCTCACCTACCTCTGCATGTGCCTGACGCTGTGCTGGGGCGTCCTGGCCGCCACCGGCTGGGTCCGCCGGTTCAGCGGCCAGGACGCGATCCGCACCGGGCACGTGGTGCTCGCCGCGTTCACCCTCGCCACCGGGACCCTGCACGGGCTGACCTTCCTCTTCCTGGAGGACGACCCCTTCGGCGTCGCCGACCTGCTCCTGCCCTTCTACGACGGCACGCCGCGGCACGCGCTGGGCATCGCCGGTCTCGAGCTCGTCATCGCGGTGTCCGTGACCGCGGGGCTGCGCCGCAGCGCCGGCGAGGGCCGGTGGCTGCGCTTCCACCAGGCCGGGTACCTCGCCATCGGCCTGCTCGCGGTGCACGCCTGGCTCGGCGCCATCTCGAGCGGGCACCTCGCCGTCGTCTGGCTGGCCGGCCTCACGCTGCTCGTCCCGCCGGTGCTGCTGTCGGTCCTGCGCGTGCTGCCCGCCGCGGTGCTCGCCCGCGCCGGCCTGGTGACGCCGCCGCCCGAAGAGGACGACCCGGAGCCGGCCACCGTGCGCGTCGACGTCGACAGCCAGCGCTGCCACGCCTACGGGGTCTGCCAGTCCGAGGCGCCCCAGGTCTTCCAGCTCGGCCTCGACGGGCAGCTCGCCTACGAGAAGCGCCCGGGTGCCCAGCTCGTCCCGAACGTCCAGGCCGCCGCGCGCGCCTGCCCCATGAGAGCCATCCACCTGTTGGGAGCCACCCGATGA
- a CDS encoding SLC13 family permease, with translation MNLLAGAASLLLLAGVLVFAIVRPRGWPEAVAAVPAAGVVLLLGLVPPAAAGARAVEILPTLGFLAAILLLSFLASVDGVFAWLGNRLAEACHGRPRRLLVLTFAAAAGVTAILSLDATVVLLTPVVLATAGSLGLPARPHVYACAHLANSASTLLPVSNLTNLLAFAASGLTFAGFTALMALPWLVTIAVELVVFLWFFKTDLRPRETTEPRQHLETPTFALVVLGLTLAGFAVGQLGHVEPVWIAALAALILGVRAIAGGKIRPWQLVTEAAPQLCLFVLGLAVVVEAVSEHVLGGVLREVLPTSTGLVDLLVAAGVAALLANLVNNLPATLILLSVLGPHPAPGVLLAVLLGVNIGPNASYLGSLATLLWRRTLPKPPSPRTFHALGALTTPLSLAAATVALWLSLSWAS, from the coding sequence GTGAACCTCCTCGCGGGCGCGGCCAGCCTGCTGCTCCTGGCCGGTGTGCTCGTCTTCGCCATCGTCCGGCCGCGGGGGTGGCCGGAAGCCGTTGCCGCGGTGCCGGCCGCCGGGGTTGTTCTGCTGCTCGGCCTCGTGCCGCCCGCCGCGGCCGGGGCGCGGGCCGTGGAAATCCTGCCCACCCTCGGTTTTCTCGCCGCGATTCTGCTCTTGTCCTTTTTGGCCAGTGTCGACGGCGTCTTCGCCTGGCTCGGCAACCGGCTCGCCGAGGCGTGCCACGGCCGCCCTCGGCGGCTGCTCGTCCTCACCTTCGCCGCCGCCGCCGGGGTCACCGCGATCCTCAGTCTCGACGCCACCGTCGTGCTGCTCACCCCGGTGGTCCTCGCCACCGCCGGCAGCCTCGGGCTCCCCGCGCGGCCGCACGTCTACGCCTGCGCGCACCTGGCCAACTCGGCGTCGACGCTGCTGCCGGTGTCCAACCTGACGAACCTGCTGGCCTTCGCTGCGTCCGGGCTGACCTTCGCCGGGTTCACCGCCCTGATGGCGTTGCCGTGGCTGGTCACGATCGCCGTCGAGCTGGTCGTGTTCCTGTGGTTCTTCAAGACCGACCTGCGGCCGCGCGAGACGACCGAACCGCGGCAGCACCTCGAGACGCCGACCTTCGCCCTCGTCGTCCTCGGTCTCACGCTCGCCGGGTTCGCGGTCGGGCAGCTCGGGCACGTCGAGCCGGTCTGGATCGCCGCGCTGGCCGCGCTCATCCTCGGCGTGCGCGCCATCGCGGGGGGCAAGATCCGGCCGTGGCAGCTGGTCACCGAGGCGGCGCCGCAGCTGTGCCTGTTCGTGCTGGGCCTGGCCGTCGTGGTCGAGGCCGTGTCGGAGCACGTCCTCGGCGGCGTGCTCCGCGAGGTCCTGCCGACGTCGACGGGCCTGGTCGACCTGCTGGTGGCCGCGGGCGTGGCGGCGCTGCTGGCCAACCTGGTCAACAACCTGCCGGCCACGCTCATCCTGCTGTCGGTGCTGGGCCCGCACCCGGCGCCGGGTGTGCTGCTCGCGGTGCTGCTCGGCGTCAACATCGGCCCGAACGCGAGCTACCTCGGCTCACTGGCGACCCTGCTGTGGCGCCGGACGCTCCCGAAACCACCCTCGCCGAGGACGTTCCACGCCCTGGGGGCGCTCACCACCCCGCTGAGCCTGGCCGCGGCGACCGTCGCGCTGTGGCTGAGCCTCAGCTGGGCATCGTGA
- a CDS encoding chorismate mutase, with translation MRLRSLLVTVTAVLAGSLLFAAPASASGTSLWRLTDLAAQRVAIADQVAAAKYGTPSPIDDPVREQQIYDSVAAHAPGLGLAPADAVRFFRAQIEANKLVQRGLYARWDAHPAEAPATRPDLGQIRPVIDGLNTGLLTELAATTPARAARSCPIRQLVTAGIVDGVHRFDGLHAHALAEATSATCATDPGRAG, from the coding sequence ATGCGCCTTCGGTCCTTGCTCGTCACGGTGACAGCGGTCCTCGCCGGCTCCCTGCTCTTCGCGGCCCCCGCTTCGGCGTCGGGGACGTCGTTGTGGCGGCTGACCGACCTGGCGGCGCAGCGCGTCGCGATCGCCGACCAGGTGGCCGCGGCCAAGTACGGCACGCCGTCCCCGATCGACGACCCGGTGCGGGAGCAGCAGATCTACGACTCGGTGGCGGCGCACGCCCCCGGCCTCGGCCTCGCCCCGGCGGACGCGGTGCGGTTCTTCCGCGCCCAGATCGAGGCGAACAAGCTGGTGCAGCGCGGCCTCTACGCGCGCTGGGACGCGCACCCCGCGGAGGCGCCGGCGACCCGCCCCGACCTCGGTCAGATCCGCCCGGTGATCGACGGGCTCAACACCGGCCTGCTCACCGAGCTGGCGGCGACGACCCCGGCGCGAGCGGCCCGATCCTGCCCGATCCGCCAGCTGGTGACGGCGGGCATCGTCGACGGCGTCCACCGGTTCGACGGCCTGCACGCGCACGCCCTCGCCGAAGCGACCTCGGCGACCTGCGCGACGGATCCGGGCCGAGCCGGGTAG
- a CDS encoding DUF4142 domain-containing protein, translating to MPLRFVALLAAATALVLGCAVPASAGELQQTDRALLTRLKQHTLWAGPSSRLAAERATNRRVRAVAVRIADDQARLDVALRAVADRLAVTLPGEPTDQERGWADEIAADSGDAFDRAYVNRVRAEYGTLFGLASDVRAGTRDDDVRAFAQTAVDTSLGHLTLLESTGLAETTSLLVSATEDDTLGGGAVAAGAVLVALAAVATFGLLRLLGTPGRPSPRTRR from the coding sequence ATGCCGCTCCGATTCGTGGCGTTGCTGGCCGCTGCGACCGCGCTCGTGCTGGGCTGTGCCGTCCCGGCGTCGGCCGGGGAACTGCAGCAGACCGACCGCGCCCTGCTGACCCGGCTGAAGCAGCACACGCTGTGGGCCGGGCCGTCGAGCAGGCTCGCCGCCGAGCGGGCCACCAACCGGCGGGTGCGCGCCGTCGCCGTCCGCATCGCCGACGACCAGGCCCGCCTCGACGTCGCCCTGCGCGCGGTCGCCGACCGGCTCGCGGTCACCCTGCCGGGGGAGCCGACCGACCAGGAGCGCGGCTGGGCCGACGAGATCGCCGCCGACTCCGGCGACGCGTTCGACCGCGCCTACGTCAACCGCGTCCGCGCCGAGTACGGCACGCTGTTCGGGCTCGCCTCCGACGTCCGCGCGGGCACCCGCGACGACGACGTCCGCGCGTTCGCCCAGACCGCCGTCGACACCTCGCTCGGGCACCTGACGCTCCTCGAGAGCACTGGGCTCGCCGAGACCACCTCTCTGCTCGTCTCCGCCACCGAGGACGACACCCTCGGCGGCGGTGCCGTCGCCGCCGGTGCCGTTCTCGTGGCCCTCGCCGCCGTCGCCACGTTCGGCCTGCTCCGCCTGCTCGGAACCCCCGGCAGGCCCTCGCCGCGCACCCGGAGGTAA
- a CDS encoding FAD/NAD(P)-binding oxidoreductase — MSERIVIAGAGLAGLRAAERLREVGFDGEVVVLGAEPDIAYHRPALSKQLLTGAVSRADTLLADPLEVDAEWRFDTPVTALSPNRQVVHLRDEELHYDGLIIATGVEPRRMPGAPHGHPRVVVVRTLSDTIALQRALATNPGPVAVIGDGFIGCEVASSLREMNREVVLFGRARSLLADVLGPDIGEWLTALHTARGVRLELGTTIRRWRPAPTHVGLEFADGRALEVACVVVAVGSVPAVSWLRGAKLPLDDGVVCGPTCHVVGSSTIVAAGDVARWPNLRFDPTPHREEHWLNAVEMSRAAAQNLLAGPQGSPAYTPVPRYWSEQHGVRIQVAGRPALATDTVLLESPVPGTRPITGFVRQGRLVGLIGLDSPAAVLHWTAELARQHPTPAEPPPEVRPRHHSGAVAGR, encoded by the coding sequence ATGAGCGAACGCATCGTCATCGCCGGAGCCGGCCTCGCCGGCCTGCGCGCGGCCGAACGGCTGCGCGAAGTCGGGTTCGACGGCGAAGTCGTGGTCCTCGGCGCCGAACCCGACATCGCCTACCACCGCCCGGCCTTGTCCAAGCAGCTGCTCACCGGCGCGGTCAGCCGGGCCGACACGCTGCTCGCCGACCCGCTCGAAGTCGACGCCGAATGGCGGTTCGACACGCCGGTGACCGCGCTCTCGCCGAACCGGCAGGTCGTCCACCTCCGCGACGAGGAACTGCACTACGACGGCCTGATCATCGCCACCGGCGTCGAACCGCGCCGGATGCCCGGCGCGCCGCACGGCCACCCGCGCGTGGTCGTCGTCCGCACCCTCTCCGACACGATCGCCCTGCAGCGCGCCCTCGCCACCAACCCCGGCCCGGTCGCGGTGATCGGGGACGGCTTCATCGGCTGCGAAGTCGCCTCCAGCCTCCGCGAGATGAACCGCGAGGTCGTCCTCTTCGGACGGGCGAGGTCCCTGCTGGCCGACGTCCTCGGGCCCGACATCGGGGAATGGCTCACGGCACTGCACACCGCCCGCGGCGTCCGCCTCGAACTCGGCACCACGATCCGCCGCTGGCGGCCCGCACCCACGCACGTCGGCCTCGAGTTCGCCGACGGCCGCGCCCTCGAGGTCGCCTGCGTCGTCGTCGCCGTGGGCAGCGTCCCGGCGGTGTCCTGGCTGCGCGGCGCCAAGCTGCCGCTCGACGACGGCGTGGTCTGCGGACCCACCTGCCACGTCGTCGGCTCGTCGACGATCGTCGCGGCGGGTGACGTCGCCCGCTGGCCCAACCTCCGCTTCGACCCCACGCCCCACCGGGAGGAGCACTGGCTCAACGCCGTCGAGATGAGCCGCGCCGCCGCCCAGAACCTCCTCGCCGGCCCCCAGGGTTCGCCGGCCTACACGCCGGTGCCGCGCTACTGGTCCGAACAGCACGGCGTCCGCATCCAGGTCGCCGGCCGGCCCGCCCTCGCCACCGACACCGTGCTGCTGGAGTCGCCGGTGCCGGGCACCCGGCCCATCACGGGCTTCGTCCGCCAGGGCCGGCTCGTCGGCCTGATCGGCCTCGACAGCCCCGCCGCCGTCCTGCACTGGACGGCCGAACTCGCCCGCCAGCACCCGACGCCCGCCGAGCCGCCGCCCGAGGTCCGGCCCCGCCACCACAGCGGGGCGGTGGCCGGCCGCTGA
- a CDS encoding low molecular weight protein-tyrosine-phosphatase codes for MTHIVFVCSGNICRSPMAELVFRARLDEAGLGDSVRVTSAGTGPWHAGEPADKRARATLKAHGYPTAHVASEVSGEDLAADLVLAADEGHLEFLRARVEDPAKVRLLRSFDPSAPEGAEVPDPYYGGDDGFEDVLGMIERAVPGLLDWVRSQG; via the coding sequence GTGACGCACATCGTCTTCGTCTGCTCCGGCAACATCTGCCGCTCCCCGATGGCCGAGCTGGTGTTCCGGGCCCGGCTCGATGAGGCCGGGCTCGGGGACTCCGTGCGCGTGACCAGCGCCGGGACCGGTCCGTGGCACGCCGGGGAACCCGCCGACAAGCGCGCCCGTGCCACCCTGAAGGCGCACGGGTACCCGACCGCGCACGTCGCTTCCGAAGTGTCCGGCGAGGACCTCGCCGCCGATCTGGTGCTGGCCGCGGACGAGGGGCACCTCGAGTTCCTGCGGGCGCGGGTCGAGGACCCGGCGAAGGTGCGGCTGCTGCGGTCGTTCGACCCGTCGGCACCCGAAGGCGCCGAGGTCCCGGACCCGTACTACGGCGGCGACGACGGCTTCGAAGACGTCCTCGGCATGATCGAGCGCGCGGTGCCCGGACTGCTGGACTGGGTGCGTTCGCAGGGGTAG
- a CDS encoding bifunctional RNase H/acid phosphatase, with product MTSHVIVEADGGSRGNPGPAGYGAVVKDADGDVLAERKESLGVVTNNVAEYNGLIAGLAAAAEVGASTVDVRMDSKLVVEQMSGRWKIKHPDMQPLAERAKQLAAGFSRVKYEWIPRAQNSHADRLANEAMDAATGKPAAGRPGTATAGRARQVVRQTAVGGPATAERVSGPPETAAKPKLPTRKPDRAAVAWTGAQGTPTRLLLLRHGQTEMSALRRYSGRGDVPLTELGRTQAAAAAKRLAAMEGLVVDGEAVPIISSPLTRTKQTAQAVADALGGRVETHPGLIETDFGEWEGLTFAEAAERDPELHGSWLGDSSVPPPGGESFDVVHRRVRKARDELIAEHGGKTLVLVSHVTPIKTLLRMGLDAGPQLLFRLHLDLASLSIVEFYPDGNASVRLVNDTSHLV from the coding sequence GTGACTTCGCACGTCATCGTCGAAGCCGACGGCGGCTCACGAGGCAACCCGGGTCCCGCCGGCTACGGCGCCGTGGTCAAGGACGCCGACGGCGACGTCCTCGCCGAGCGCAAGGAAAGTCTCGGCGTCGTCACCAACAACGTCGCCGAGTACAACGGCTTGATCGCCGGCCTGGCCGCCGCGGCCGAGGTCGGCGCGTCCACTGTGGACGTCCGGATGGACTCGAAGCTCGTGGTGGAGCAGATGTCCGGGCGCTGGAAGATCAAGCACCCGGACATGCAGCCGCTGGCCGAGCGGGCCAAGCAGCTGGCCGCGGGCTTCTCCCGCGTCAAGTACGAGTGGATCCCGCGCGCGCAGAACTCCCACGCCGACCGGCTGGCCAACGAGGCCATGGACGCGGCGACCGGAAAGCCGGCGGCCGGCCGTCCCGGCACCGCCACGGCCGGCCGGGCCAGGCAGGTCGTCCGGCAGACCGCCGTCGGCGGGCCCGCCACGGCCGAACGGGTGTCCGGCCCCCCGGAAACCGCCGCGAAACCGAAGCTGCCGACCCGGAAACCCGACCGCGCGGCGGTGGCCTGGACCGGCGCCCAGGGCACCCCGACCCGGCTGCTCCTGCTGCGCCACGGCCAGACCGAGATGTCGGCGCTGCGCCGCTACTCCGGCCGCGGCGACGTCCCGCTGACCGAACTGGGCCGGACCCAGGCCGCGGCGGCGGCGAAGCGGCTGGCCGCGATGGAGGGCCTGGTCGTCGACGGCGAGGCCGTCCCGATCATCTCCTCGCCGCTCACCCGGACGAAACAGACCGCGCAGGCGGTCGCCGACGCGCTCGGCGGCCGCGTCGAGACCCACCCCGGCCTGATCGAGACCGACTTCGGCGAGTGGGAAGGCCTGACGTTCGCCGAGGCCGCCGAACGTGACCCCGAGCTGCACGGGTCCTGGCTGGGCGACAGCTCGGTGCCGCCGCCCGGCGGGGAGAGCTTCGACGTCGTGCACCGGCGCGTCCGCAAGGCCCGCGACGAGCTCATCGCCGAGCACGGCGGCAAGACGTTGGTGCTGGTCAGCCACGTGACGCCGATCAAGACGCTGCTCCGGATGGGCCTCGACGCCGGACCCCAGCTGCTGTTCCGGCTGCACCTGGACCTGGCGTCCCTGTCGATCGTCGAGTTCTACCCGGATGGGAACGCGTCGGTCCGCTTGGTCAACGACACCTCGCACCTGGTCTGA